From the genome of Psychrilyobacter atlanticus DSM 19335, one region includes:
- a CDS encoding MATE family efflux transporter: MKRSFYKTLLILALPITIQSLILASVNMADVFMIGKLGGMQVASLGLANQIVFLMTTFIMGVNSGAAVFIAQYHGKKDYSKVKYIVSISTILSILMALCFWFISYITPEYIIGLYTKDPMVIETASKYLKVVAWSYVASAVSFSFSILLRGLGESQLPMLTSFLSLVVNIVLNYLLIFGNYGFPELGVEGAALATSIARGIECVVVVAVIYRRRYPIAIKLKEFFSFDMVVLKLFVVTAGAVIVNDILWALGQTVYSAVYGRIGTESLAAINIENSFERLAVVGIIGFANAATVMIAHKIGQGKLDEAYSDGKKFYKVSFGLALLLAIPLALLSSKLVGMYNVDENVLKLGQYTLIAFCISFPFKALSMTKMVGVLRGGGDTKFAMGINLIALWMVGIPGAIFAAFYLGLPIYIVYLATLAEEFVRIVIGMKRFVSKRWINKLA, encoded by the coding sequence ATGAAGAGAAGTTTTTACAAAACGTTACTTATATTGGCACTGCCAATAACAATTCAAAGTTTAATATTGGCATCTGTAAATATGGCAGATGTATTTATGATTGGGAAATTAGGAGGAATGCAGGTGGCATCCTTAGGTTTAGCTAATCAAATAGTATTCTTGATGACAACATTTATAATGGGAGTGAATAGTGGAGCAGCTGTATTTATTGCCCAATACCATGGGAAGAAGGATTATTCTAAGGTGAAATATATCGTATCTATATCTACTATACTGAGTATATTGATGGCTCTATGTTTTTGGTTTATTTCATATATTACACCGGAGTATATCATTGGACTCTATACAAAAGATCCAATGGTTATAGAAACTGCATCAAAGTATCTTAAGGTAGTAGCTTGGTCATATGTGGCTTCAGCGGTATCATTTTCATTTTCTATATTACTCAGAGGATTAGGAGAAAGTCAGCTACCTATGTTGACAAGTTTTTTATCGTTGGTGGTAAATATTGTATTAAATTACCTACTCATATTTGGTAATTATGGATTCCCGGAATTAGGGGTAGAAGGAGCTGCATTAGCTACATCTATAGCTCGTGGAATAGAGTGTGTAGTGGTAGTAGCAGTCATCTATAGAAGAAGGTACCCGATAGCTATAAAACTAAAGGAATTCTTTAGTTTTGATATGGTAGTATTAAAATTATTTGTTGTGACTGCAGGAGCAGTTATCGTAAATGATATCTTATGGGCATTGGGACAGACTGTGTATAGTGCTGTCTATGGTAGGATAGGAACAGAATCATTAGCTGCGATAAATATAGAGAATAGTTTTGAAAGATTAGCGGTAGTAGGAATAATTGGATTTGCTAATGCAGCTACAGTGATGATAGCTCATAAAATAGGACAGGGAAAATTAGACGAAGCTTATTCTGATGGGAAGAAATTTTATAAAGTTTCATTCGGGTTAGCACTTCTTTTAGCAATTCCTCTAGCCTTACTTTCTTCTAAATTAGTTGGGATGTATAATGTAGATGAAAATGTATTGAAACTTGGTCAATATACATTGATAGCATTCTGTATATCTTTCCCATTTAAGGCTCTCAGTATGACTAAAATGGTAGGAGTTCTAAGAGGTGGAGGAGATACAAAGTTCGCCATGGGAATAAATCTTATAGCCCTATGGATGGTAGGGATACCTGGAGCAATATTCGCAGCCTTTTATTTAGGACTTCCTATATATATAGTATACTTGGCTACTTTAGCAGAAGAGTTTGTACGTATTGTAATTGGAATGAAAAGGTTTGTAAGTAAGAGATGGATAAATAAGTTGGCATAG
- a CDS encoding uracil-xanthine permease family protein, producing MHKINGKTKYLLGLQHVLAMFGATVLVPFLTGLNPSIALLAAGGGTLLFHLCTKKVVPVFLGSSFAFIGAISLVLKHDGIGAVKAGVISAGFIYILMAIIIKVFGVEKVKSFFPPIVVGPIIMVIGLRMSPVALNMIGYSNGKFEPKGLIIALVVVATMVIISVLEKSFFRLVPILVSVMVGYTLAVLFGLVDFTPIANAKWIGFTDSALKDLTTLPKFSWTSVIAIAPIALVVFIEHIGDITTNGAVVGKDFFEEPGIHRTMLGDGIATLFAGLIGGPANTTYGENTGVLAVTKVYDPAVLRIAAVYAIALSFIGKFGAVLQTIPTPVMGGISIILFGMISSVGVRTLIEAKLDFAHSRNLIIASLIFVLGIAISNVVLWGTISLSGLAVAAIVGVVLNKVLPKNI from the coding sequence ATGCATAAAATTAATGGAAAGACAAAATATTTACTGGGGTTACAACATGTACTAGCTATGTTTGGGGCTACTGTATTAGTACCATTCTTAACTGGACTTAACCCATCTATCGCACTATTAGCTGCAGGGGGAGGTACACTATTATTTCATCTTTGTACAAAGAAAGTTGTCCCTGTATTTTTAGGTTCTAGTTTCGCGTTTATTGGAGCTATCTCTTTAGTTCTAAAGCACGACGGTATTGGTGCTGTAAAAGCAGGAGTTATATCAGCAGGTTTTATCTACATTTTAATGGCTATAATCATTAAGGTATTCGGTGTTGAAAAAGTAAAATCATTTTTCCCTCCAATAGTTGTTGGTCCTATCATCATGGTTATTGGTCTTAGAATGAGTCCGGTTGCTTTAAATATGATTGGATATAGTAATGGTAAATTTGAACCAAAAGGTTTAATTATTGCTCTAGTTGTAGTAGCTACTATGGTAATAATCTCAGTCTTAGAAAAATCATTCTTTAGATTAGTTCCCATCCTTGTTTCAGTTATGGTAGGATACACATTAGCAGTTTTATTTGGACTAGTAGATTTTACTCCTATTGCTAATGCTAAATGGATTGGATTTACAGACAGTGCTTTAAAAGATCTTACAACTCTACCTAAATTTTCATGGACATCTGTTATCGCAATAGCTCCTATAGCTCTAGTAGTATTTATAGAACATATTGGAGATATCACAACTAACGGAGCCGTTGTTGGAAAAGATTTCTTCGAAGAACCTGGAATTCATAGAACTATGTTAGGAGACGGTATCGCTACACTTTTCGCTGGATTAATCGGTGGACCAGCTAACACAACTTATGGTGAGAATACAGGTGTTTTAGCCGTTACCAAGGTTTATGATCCTGCAGTCCTTAGAATCGCAGCTGTATATGCTATCGCACTATCATTTATAGGTAAATTTGGTGCTGTTCTACAGACAATCCCTACTCCTGTTATGGGGGGAATATCTATCATCTTATTCGGAATGATTTCAAGTGTAGGAGTAAGAACGTTAATTGAAGCTAAATTAGATTTTGCTCACTCAAGAAATTTAATCATTGCATCTCTTATCTTTGTTTTAGGAATAGCTATCAGTAATGTAGTTTTATGGGGAACTATCTCACTATCTGGTCTAGCAGTAGCCGCTATTGTAGGAGTAGTTTTAAATAAAGTTCTACCTAAAAATATATAG
- a CDS encoding thioesterase family protein, with amino-acid sequence MLKKDLSYTLEKVINSSETAIKMESGGLDVFSTPNLIAFMEKAAFLSVEKYLDKENTTVGISVNAKHLKANLVGDKLNCIATLNEIDGKKLSFEIVVIHEETIVGSCFHDRFIVNKEKFINKLIKR; translated from the coding sequence ATGTTAAAAAAAGATCTATCTTACACATTAGAAAAAGTTATAAATTCATCGGAAACTGCCATAAAAATGGAATCTGGCGGATTAGATGTTTTTTCTACTCCAAATTTAATTGCTTTTATGGAAAAAGCTGCATTTCTTAGTGTTGAAAAATACCTGGATAAAGAAAATACCACAGTAGGTATATCTGTAAACGCTAAACATCTAAAAGCTAACTTGGTAGGAGATAAATTAAATTGTATTGCTACATTAAATGAGATCGATGGGAAAAAACTTTCTTTCGAAATTGTTGTTATCCACGAAGAAACTATCGTAGGAAGTTGTTTCCATGACAGGTTTATTGTCAATAAGGAAAAATTTATAAATAAATTGATTAAAAGATAG
- a CDS encoding YitT family protein, giving the protein MSKRKKHLTEFLFINLGFFIAAMGITNFLGPAKFTAGGFTGLAILINTLFSNFSIGQAMLLLNIPVFILGALIIGKKYALTTTYALILFPFYEWFTHSFLRFVHPSSDGLTFKFIAVVAGAVCIGIGIGLAVAFGSNTGGTVIVAQIFHKLFKFPVGNVMMVADCIVILICAYFLGFDTAIYAVICSFLIGKTVNFTITKSKEFQENIFSVA; this is encoded by the coding sequence ATGTCAAAAAGAAAAAAACATCTAACGGAATTTTTATTTATTAATCTAGGATTTTTTATAGCAGCAATGGGTATAACTAACTTTTTAGGCCCTGCAAAGTTTACTGCTGGAGGATTCACAGGACTGGCAATTTTAATAAACACGCTTTTTTCAAATTTTTCCATAGGTCAGGCTATGTTATTACTTAATATTCCTGTATTTATTTTAGGTGCTCTTATTATAGGAAAAAAATATGCTCTTACTACTACATACGCACTTATATTATTTCCATTCTATGAATGGTTTACACATAGTTTCTTAAGATTTGTTCATCCTTCTTCTGATGGTTTAACATTTAAATTTATCGCTGTTGTTGCAGGAGCTGTCTGTATCGGTATTGGAATCGGACTGGCTGTAGCTTTTGGTAGTAACACTGGAGGAACAGTTATTGTAGCTCAAATTTTTCATAAACTTTTCAAATTTCCTGTAGGAAATGTAATGATGGTAGCAGACTGTATTGTAATATTAATCTGTGCTTATTTCTTAGGGTTTGATACAGCTATTTATGCTGTAATCTGTTCATTCTTAATTGGAAAAACTGTTAATTTCACCATTACTAAATCTAAAGAATTTCAGGAAAATATATTTTCTGTAGCTTAA
- the pepF gene encoding oligoendopeptidase F has translation MKKRILILTGILALGIASHLYMSQNYIKKEKKITLQKVDEKKVKADEKKAQIKEVAIKVENKYKWNLNDIYNDWSMWEKDFTQMGKMMNKIDGYKGEISKDPETFTEFLKLQEKVDILSYKVYLYPNMKKDLNGADQKAGENLQRIITLFSQYSTSTAWVTPEILTIPKETMASWIEGNQDLKPYEFNLMELYRLQGHILDAKSEKLISYYGQYQGAPKSIYSELSTTDIKFGEVEFNDGTKLPMTYGNYSKIMATNLDQGERKKAFDIHYKTFENYKNTYGAIYRSSLQRDFAVAQTRNYNSTLEAALEKNNIPTSVYENLIEVAKTNSEPLKRYARLRKKILGLESYHSYDGSIPLVDFQKEYEYDDAKQYVYDSIAPLGKDYGAKMKTAISDGWIDVYESKGKRSGAYSVGVYGVHPYMLMNYNKTLDNVFTLAHELGHTMHTLLSSENQPFATHDYTIFVAEVASTFNERLLLDHMLKNTVDPKEKIALLQQAIRGITGTFYFQSLLADYELQAHRLVEEGKPVTPDVLSEIMAKLFKEYYGDSTETDKIMEVLWARIPHFFNSPYYVYQYATCFASSSVFYDRITNESYNAKEREEALEKYLTLLKSGGNDNPMNQLKKAGVDLSKRETVEAVTRDLDKLLDQLEEEINKLN, from the coding sequence ATGAAGAAAAGGATTTTAATATTAACTGGAATTTTGGCACTGGGGATAGCGAGTCACCTCTATATGAGTCAAAATTATATAAAAAAAGAAAAAAAGATAACTTTACAAAAAGTGGATGAAAAAAAAGTTAAAGCAGATGAAAAAAAAGCCCAAATTAAGGAGGTTGCGATAAAGGTGGAAAATAAATATAAATGGAATTTAAACGATATATACAATGACTGGTCAATGTGGGAGAAAGATTTTACCCAAATGGGAAAAATGATGAATAAAATAGATGGATATAAGGGGGAAATTTCTAAAGATCCTGAAACTTTTACAGAATTTTTAAAATTACAGGAGAAGGTGGATATCCTATCCTATAAGGTTTATCTATATCCAAATATGAAAAAAGATTTAAACGGGGCAGATCAAAAAGCCGGGGAAAATCTCCAGCGTATTATAACACTCTTTAGCCAGTATAGTACTTCTACAGCTTGGGTGACACCAGAAATTTTGACAATCCCAAAGGAAACCATGGCCAGCTGGATAGAGGGGAATCAAGATTTAAAACCATATGAATTTAACCTAATGGAATTATATCGACTGCAAGGACATATATTGGATGCAAAATCAGAAAAATTAATCTCTTATTACGGTCAGTATCAAGGAGCTCCTAAGAGTATATATTCGGAGTTATCTACTACCGATATTAAATTTGGTGAGGTAGAATTCAACGACGGAACTAAACTGCCTATGACTTATGGAAACTATAGTAAAATTATGGCAACTAACCTGGACCAAGGGGAAAGAAAAAAGGCTTTTGATATTCATTATAAAACTTTTGAAAATTATAAAAATACCTATGGTGCAATCTATAGAAGTTCATTACAAAGAGATTTTGCAGTGGCTCAAACGAGAAATTATAACTCTACCTTGGAAGCTGCTCTGGAAAAAAATAATATACCCACTTCGGTATATGAAAATCTAATAGAGGTTGCTAAAACAAATAGTGAACCACTGAAGAGATATGCCAGACTCAGAAAGAAAATACTAGGATTAGAAAGTTATCATAGTTATGATGGTTCGATTCCATTGGTTGATTTTCAAAAAGAATATGAATATGATGATGCCAAACAATATGTATATGATTCTATAGCTCCCTTAGGGAAAGATTATGGAGCTAAGATGAAGACAGCCATAAGTGATGGCTGGATAGATGTATATGAAAGTAAGGGTAAGAGGAGTGGTGCATACTCTGTAGGTGTATATGGTGTCCATCCATATATGCTCATGAACTATAATAAGACTTTGGATAATGTATTCACACTGGCTCATGAATTGGGCCATACTATGCATACTCTTCTTTCTAGTGAAAACCAGCCATTTGCAACCCATGACTATACTATATTTGTAGCTGAAGTAGCTTCTACATTCAATGAGAGGCTGTTACTCGACCATATGCTGAAAAATACCGTTGATCCCAAGGAAAAGATCGCATTATTGCAGCAAGCCATCAGGGGGATAACTGGAACATTTTACTTTCAGTCGCTTTTGGCAGATTATGAGCTCCAGGCACATAGGTTAGTGGAAGAGGGGAAACCTGTAACGCCAGATGTACTGAGCGAAATTATGGCTAAGTTATTCAAAGAATATTATGGGGATTCAACAGAAACTGATAAGATAATGGAAGTTCTATGGGCTAGGATACCACATTTCTTTAATTCTCCTTATTATGTATACCAATACGCCACTTGTTTTGCTTCATCGTCGGTATTTTATGACAGGATAACCAATGAGAGTTATAATGCGAAGGAGAGGGAAGAGGCTCTAGAAAAATACCTTACCCTTTTAAAATCAGGAGGGAATGACAACCCTATGAATCAATTGAAAAAAGCAGGGGTAGATCTGTCTAAGAGGGAGACTGTAGAAGCTGTTACCAGGGATTTAGATAAACTTTTAGATCAATTAGAAGAGGAAATAAATAAACTTAATTAA
- a CDS encoding AbgT family transporter — protein MSTSTIKSKKKVSFVDKFLNVIEKGGNALPHPATLFGILALVMVVISGIGAALGWSVEFEGINRKTMQMENMVIQTRSLMNAEGLNYIFTHIVTNFTGFAPLGTVLVAIIGIGVCERSGLMAILLKKTALSTPKKLVTVMVVFLGIMSNVASDAGYVVLPPLAALIFLSFGRHPLAGLAAAFAGVSGGFSANLLIGTIDPLLGGISTEAARLLDHAYEVAPTANYFFMFVSTFLIAVIGWFVTEKIVEPRLGKYEGDDTLEFDEVTSVEKKGLRAAGLATIALIICLVPLYFVLGKNFLGHGLVPIIVLFFAVPGLAYGMSIGVIKSDKDVMGMISKSMATMSGYLVLVFFAAQFIAFFNYSNLGTILAVKGASLLEATGMTGIPLIIGFILVVGILNLFMGSASAKWAILAPVFIPMLMRVGYTPEFTQLAYRIGDSTTNIISPLMSYFAMIIVFMQKYDKKGSMGTLISIMLPFSMAFLIGWSILLIVWMSLGLPIGPGIGIYM, from the coding sequence ATGAGTACATCAACAATTAAAAGCAAGAAAAAAGTTAGTTTCGTTGACAAATTTTTAAACGTAATTGAAAAAGGTGGTAATGCATTACCACACCCAGCAACACTATTTGGTATCTTAGCACTTGTAATGGTCGTTATATCTGGAATAGGAGCAGCATTAGGTTGGTCAGTTGAATTTGAAGGAATAAATAGAAAAACAATGCAAATGGAAAACATGGTTATCCAAACTAGATCTTTGATGAATGCAGAGGGACTTAACTATATCTTCACACATATCGTTACAAACTTTACTGGATTTGCTCCTCTTGGAACAGTTTTAGTAGCTATCATCGGTATCGGTGTATGTGAAAGATCTGGATTAATGGCAATCTTATTAAAGAAAACAGCACTTTCTACTCCAAAGAAGTTAGTTACTGTAATGGTAGTATTCTTAGGAATAATGTCAAATGTTGCATCTGATGCTGGTTACGTAGTATTGCCACCATTAGCAGCATTAATATTTTTATCATTTGGTAGACATCCATTAGCAGGATTAGCAGCAGCCTTTGCCGGTGTATCAGGAGGATTCTCAGCGAACCTTTTAATCGGTACAATAGATCCATTATTAGGTGGTATCTCTACAGAAGCAGCTAGACTTTTAGACCATGCATATGAAGTTGCACCTACTGCAAACTACTTCTTCATGTTTGTTTCTACATTCTTAATAGCTGTCATTGGATGGTTTGTTACAGAAAAAATCGTTGAACCTAGACTAGGAAAATATGAAGGGGACGACACTTTAGAATTTGATGAAGTTACATCTGTAGAAAAGAAAGGTTTAAGAGCTGCTGGATTAGCAACTATAGCTTTAATCATCTGTTTAGTACCGTTATACTTCGTATTAGGTAAAAATTTCTTAGGTCACGGATTAGTTCCTATCATCGTATTATTCTTTGCTGTACCAGGATTAGCTTACGGTATGTCTATAGGAGTTATAAAATCTGATAAAGATGTTATGGGAATGATCAGTAAATCTATGGCAACTATGTCTGGATACTTAGTATTAGTATTCTTCGCTGCACAGTTTATCGCTTTCTTTAACTACTCTAACTTAGGTACTATCTTAGCTGTTAAAGGAGCAAGTTTATTAGAAGCTACAGGAATGACAGGTATACCTTTAATCATTGGGTTTATCTTAGTAGTAGGAATTTTAAACTTATTCATGGGATCAGCTTCAGCAAAATGGGCTATCTTAGCACCAGTATTTATACCAATGTTAATGAGAGTAGGATATACTCCTGAATTTACACAATTAGCATACAGAATTGGAGATTCAACTACAAATATAATCTCTCCATTAATGAGTTACTTTGCAATGATCATCGTATTCATGCAAAAATATGACAAAAAAGGATCTATGGGAACATTGATCTCTATCATGTTACCATTCTCAATGGCATTCTTAATTGGTTGGTCAATCTTATTAATTGTATGGATGTCGTTAGGATTACCTATCGGACCTGGAATCGGAATCTATATGTAA
- the sppA gene encoding signal peptide peptidase SppA: MKMILKYIGKIILFFSKQVFQAALVVIIFLAIIAGVLTATLTEYKKEVVIEKNTYLELDFSKGMIEKDGGGLFKLEKSLNLYQVLEGIKEASKEPNIDGIYMDIDRVDLSANHIEEIGEALDKFKKSGKKVYAFTRNINNQNYRLGIYATKIVMPPIQSAMIDLSGYYREFNYFKGLADYVGIKFNVIHIGNYKAYGEQYSKGKMSKEFKKDIKRVYDRVYNDRIEEISKRRDIEEIAMNKAVLDGELVMRNPIYGEKIGLIDGLSYQSEFDEKYEVGNKLSLEDYLTTIKKTKKKEKIALIYASGDIVYSGGRESENSIDIESMKKELKKADEDEEVKGIVLRVNSPGGSALASEIIHHEISKLTKPVYVSMGGVAASGGYYISSGAKRIFATKSTITGSIGVVSIIPEISGLVEKTMINIERVEKGRYSGMNSLTAKMTPGESEKIRVSSLGIYDEFKNRVSTGRNIPLDKLEGIAGGRIWLGEEGIENGLVDEIGGLETTIKTLAADLKLADYQVIEITEKKGMYEIILGYKNIYSKVRSFVNAPMIESVRFEAKKPLLLMPYEFN; this comes from the coding sequence ATGAAAATGATATTAAAATATATAGGGAAGATTATTTTGTTTTTTTCAAAACAAGTATTCCAAGCAGCCTTAGTGGTGATAATATTTTTAGCTATTATAGCAGGAGTATTAACTGCTACTTTAACTGAATATAAAAAAGAAGTTGTAATTGAAAAAAATACATATCTAGAACTTGATTTTTCTAAGGGAATGATTGAAAAAGATGGAGGAGGGTTATTTAAATTAGAAAAATCTTTAAATCTATACCAGGTATTAGAAGGAATTAAAGAAGCTTCTAAGGAACCTAATATAGATGGGATATATATGGATATTGACCGTGTAGATCTTTCAGCTAACCATATAGAGGAAATTGGGGAAGCGTTGGATAAGTTTAAAAAAAGCGGGAAAAAAGTATATGCATTTACTAGAAATATAAATAATCAAAATTATAGATTGGGGATATATGCTACAAAGATAGTTATGCCACCGATTCAATCGGCTATGATTGATTTGAGTGGGTATTATAGGGAATTTAATTATTTTAAAGGATTAGCAGACTATGTGGGTATAAAATTTAATGTAATACACATAGGAAATTATAAAGCTTACGGAGAGCAGTATTCGAAAGGTAAGATGTCAAAAGAGTTTAAAAAAGATATTAAAAGGGTATATGACAGAGTATATAATGATAGGATAGAAGAGATCTCTAAAAGAAGAGATATAGAAGAAATTGCAATGAATAAAGCTGTATTAGATGGAGAACTGGTTATGAGAAATCCAATATATGGAGAAAAAATAGGTCTTATAGATGGACTCAGTTATCAGAGCGAATTTGATGAAAAATACGAAGTGGGAAATAAATTATCTTTAGAGGATTATTTGACTACCATTAAAAAGACTAAGAAAAAAGAAAAAATTGCTTTGATATACGCTTCTGGAGACATAGTTTATAGTGGCGGCCGTGAAAGTGAAAATAGCATAGATATAGAAAGTATGAAAAAAGAGTTGAAAAAAGCAGACGAAGATGAAGAGGTAAAAGGAATAGTGCTGAGAGTTAACTCTCCTGGTGGTTCTGCTCTTGCTTCTGAAATAATCCATCATGAAATCTCTAAATTGACTAAACCTGTCTATGTATCTATGGGAGGAGTAGCGGCATCAGGAGGCTACTATATATCTTCAGGGGCAAAACGAATATTTGCTACAAAATCAACTATAACAGGGTCTATAGGTGTGGTATCTATAATTCCTGAGATAAGTGGATTGGTAGAAAAAACGATGATCAATATAGAAAGGGTAGAAAAAGGAAGGTATTCTGGAATGAATTCGTTGACGGCAAAGATGACACCGGGAGAAAGTGAAAAGATAAGGGTATCTAGCTTAGGGATATATGATGAATTTAAAAATAGAGTAAGTACAGGAAGAAATATTCCTTTAGATAAACTAGAAGGTATTGCAGGTGGTAGAATTTGGTTAGGAGAAGAGGGAATAGAGAATGGACTGGTAGATGAAATTGGCGGACTTGAAACCACTATAAAAACTCTAGCAGCAGATTTAAAATTAGCAGACTACCAAGTGATTGAAATAACAGAGAAAAAAGGGATGTATGAAATTATATTGGGGTATAAAAATATATATAGTAAAGTGAGGAGTTTTGTAAACGCGCCTATGATAGAATCTGTACGATTTGAGGCGAAAAAACCACTTTTATTGATGCCCTATGAATTTAATTAA
- a CDS encoding YbaB/EbfC family nucleoid-associated protein: protein MVRKIKSKGNKAAGNQGDILKQAQVMQQKMLEIQEELKGKELETSVGGGAVNVKINGQKEILSINISDEILKEAVEDNDKEMLEDLIVSAVAEAMRQAEELAEKEMSSVTGGMNIPGLF, encoded by the coding sequence TTGGTTAGAAAAATTAAATCTAAAGGAAATAAAGCGGCAGGAAATCAAGGGGATATCTTAAAGCAGGCTCAAGTAATGCAACAAAAAATGTTAGAGATCCAAGAGGAATTAAAAGGTAAAGAATTAGAAACTTCAGTAGGTGGAGGAGCAGTAAACGTTAAGATTAATGGACAAAAAGAGATCCTTTCAATAAATATCTCAGATGAAATCTTAAAGGAAGCAGTAGAAGATAACGATAAAGAGATGTTAGAAGATCTTATCGTATCAGCAGTAGCAGAAGCAATGAGACAAGCTGAAGAATTAGCAGAAAAAGAGATGTCATCAGTAACTGGTGGAATGAATATTCCAGGGTTATTCTAA
- a CDS encoding lysophospholipid acyltransferase family protein: MKEQKKYKIFGLLIYYILRVLSKTYKVEKISAEGVMDENAVYVSWHNKIVPITVIMDKLKKKAALASASKDGELISVPLEKFGYKVVRGSSGRDAVKGLLKMVKFLKDGYIVGTPVDGPKGPVYKVKPGMLFLAQRSGKKLVPIGAASKNKWVFEKTWDKIELPKPFSKIVCILGEPISIAPEEDLNVVALKVEKILLELDKQAEIKLNN; this comes from the coding sequence ATGAAGGAACAGAAAAAATATAAGATATTTGGATTGCTGATCTACTATATCTTAAGAGTTTTATCTAAAACTTATAAAGTTGAAAAGATAAGCGCAGAAGGAGTTATGGATGAAAATGCAGTATATGTTTCTTGGCATAATAAAATAGTTCCCATTACTGTGATTATGGATAAATTAAAGAAAAAAGCTGCTCTTGCTAGTGCTTCTAAAGATGGTGAATTAATCAGTGTACCCTTGGAAAAATTTGGGTATAAAGTAGTCAGAGGTTCTAGTGGAAGAGATGCAGTTAAAGGCCTTTTGAAGATGGTTAAATTTTTAAAAGATGGATATATTGTAGGAACACCAGTAGATGGGCCAAAGGGACCTGTATATAAGGTTAAGCCTGGTATGTTGTTTTTAGCTCAAAGATCCGGGAAAAAATTGGTTCCAATTGGTGCTGCATCTAAAAATAAATGGGTATTTGAAAAAACTTGGGATAAGATAGAACTACCTAAGCCGTTTTCTAAGATAGTTTGTATATTGGGAGAGCCTATAAGTATAGCACCCGAGGAAGACCTAAATGTAGTGGCATTGAAAGTAGAGAAAATCTTATTGGAGTTAGATAAACAGGCAGAAATTAAATTAAACAATTAA